Part of the Methylophaga nitratireducenticrescens genome is shown below.
GCCGTCCCGGCAATACTCATTGCCAGCGTATCCATCAGGGGTGAAAACCAGTTACGGACATTAGTAAAATCTGGTGGGAAAGATTCGGCCCCCAAGGTGCCAATCGCTGGTATACCCTGGGCTAACTTTTCAAAATTCAGCAGATCGACATACCAGCTGGCCAGCAAAATGATGGCCAAAACGGCCATCACCTGCAGGGTTTGTTTTTGCCAGCGCTGACTGTAACGCTTAAGTAAATTTTGTTCAGCAGTTGCTTGTAAACTCATACCCCCTCCTTACATCGCGGCAAAATCAAGGTTCAACAATTTGCCCAACTCACGAACCACGTCATAATCGGCATCGGTAATTGGTGCAAAACCCTCGGCCTTAAAAGCTTCTAATACTTCAGGATCTTTCAGGCTGACAAACGCATCCTTGATTTTGACTTTCAAATCAGCGTTAAGGTTAGAACGCATAGCCCAGGGATATTGTGGATAAGCTTTGCTGTGACCAATAACTTTGACTTTGTTTTTATCAATCAGACCGCGCTCGGTGACATAGCTGAAAATCACTTCTGATAAACCACCGGCATCAGCATTACCGTTAGCAACATTCATCGCAACGGCATCATGAGTACCAACAAAATGTTGTTCATAGTCGGTTTCAGCTTTAATACCGCCTTGTTCCAACAATACGGTTTTTGGGATCAAATGACTCGATGTTGAAGCACGGTCGCCATAAGCCATTTTTTTACCTTTGATATCGGCATAAGATTCAATGCCAGAATCGACATTGGCAATAATGATTGATCGATAAGTTGGTACGCCATCAATAATCATGGCGGCAAACGGCTCGATTTCACTTTTGGATTTCGCCATGACATAGGAAAGCGGGCCAAAGTACGCCAAATCAATACGACCAAAGCGCATTGCTTCAATCATGGATGAATAATCGGTGGTAACGATCAACTCAATTTTTTTACCTAGCTTCTCTTCCATGTAATCCTTTAATGGCTGATTACGCTTAATCAACTCAGACGCATTTTCATCTGGTAGCAAGGCAATCTTCAATGTGTCTGGATCAGCATCGGCAGCATACGCAGAGCCATTAACAGTCAGCA
Proteins encoded:
- the phnD gene encoding phosphate/phosphite/phosphonate ABC transporter substrate-binding protein, giving the protein MKFLKSLLLTASLLLTVNGSAYAADADPDTLKIALLPDENASELIKRNQPLKDYMEEKLGKKIELIVTTDYSSMIEAMRFGRIDLAYFGPLSYVMAKSKSEIEPFAAMIIDGVPTYRSIIIANVDSGIESYADIKGKKMAYGDRASTSSHLIPKTVLLEQGGIKAETDYEQHFVGTHDAVAMNVANGNADAGGLSEVIFSYVTERGLIDKNKVKVIGHSKAYPQYPWAMRSNLNADLKVKIKDAFVSLKDPEVLEAFKAEGFAPITDADYDVVRELGKLLNLDFAAM